From the genome of Natrinema marinum:
ACGACGCGATCCAAGCATTCGAGCGAACCGTCGACACGGTCTGAGCGGTACTGCGAGCGGACCGTGACGAATGAACCTCGATCGGAAGGGATAGCTTCAACCCGCTCGAGCACCCCATACCGTCTATGCCACGGGCGGTCGTCTTCGACCTCGATTACACGCTGGCCGTTCCCCGACGCGATCGGGCGACCATCCTCGACGAGGCCACGACGACCACCGGCGCGCCCTCGCTATCGCGCGACGACTACCTCGAGGCCCACCGCCGGAACCTCACCACCGAGACGCGCGAGCCCATCTTCGCCGACCTGCTCGCAGACAGCGACGCCGACCCGGCCGCGGTCGCGACGGCCTACCGCGAGACGATCGCCGACGACCTCGAGCCGTTGCCCGGCGTCGAGGCCATGCTCGCGGATCTGCGCGGCGAGTACCGCGTCGGCCTGCTCACGAACGGCCCCGTCCGCGCCCAGCGGGACAAACTCGAGACGCTCGGTTGGGAGGACGCCTTCGACGCCGCCCTCGTGACGGGTGAACTCGAGGCTGGGAAACCCGATCCGCGCGCGTTCGAGGCGATCGCGGACGAACTGAGCGTCGACCCCGCCGAGGCGGTCTACGTCGGCGACGAGGTCGAGGCCGATGTTCGCGGCGCGACCGAGACGGGACTGCGCGCGATTCAGGTGCTGCTCGCGGACGGCCCCGGCCCGGATCAGCGCGCCGTCGCGCACGTCGAGCAACGGGAGATCGCGACCGCGCTACCGGGGCTCGTCGCCGACCTCGAGTGAGCCATGGCCGTCCGCCGCCGGTTCTGGTCGCGACACGCGAACCCGTGGAGCGTCTGGACGCTAATGGGTGCGTATCCGACGCTCGTCTGGGCGATCTACCGGCGGGATCGACGGCTGCTCGTCGGCACGCTCCTGTTCGTCGCGGCGAATCCGTTCGTCTCCCCGCCGCCGGAAACCGACGACGCGTGGGCGACGCGCGTCGTCCTCGGTGAGCGGGTCTGGCTCGAGCGTGAACCGCTGCGCTCGAGGGAGACCCTGTTCGCGGCCGCGTCTGCCCCGGTCTATCTGTGGACGTTGCGAGCGGCCGTCGACCGCCGGCGCGTCGAAACCGGCGTCGGTGTGGCGCTCTCGATGGCGCTGATGCTCGTCTTTTTCCGGCGAATGGTTCGACTGTACGACGAAGAGAACGAAGCGAGCGCGTAAGGCCGCTAGACGCGTTCGTCCTCGAGCCGCCGGCTCACCGCCTGTACCACGTCCGTCGCCCGCTTGACTTCGGCTCCGCTCTCGACGAAGACGAGCGTCCGCGGGGGCGTCGTCGCCTTCGGGCGCACCCGGAGGTCGACCTCGGCCGCCGCCTCGGCGGCCGCGTCTTGGCCGGCTTCGAACTCGAGGCGGGCGCGGTCCTCCTGGACGAACGCTCGGGCGAATCGGTCGTCGTCGCGGGTGATGTCGTAGGCGCGAGCGCCGTCCGTCGTCGGCTCGACATCTCTATCGGCGTTCGTTACCGAAAAGCGCGCGAGTTCGCCGTCTTCGCGGCCGTCGATCTCGCTCGAGAGGAGTTCGGCGATCCGGCGGCCGTCGGTGATCCGCTCTTCGACCATGCGAGTCGGTCGGCCCGCGAGGGATTAACCGTCTTCGGTGTCGAGGACGGCCTCGCGGGCGACCGGCGCGAGGTCGTCGACCGCGATCCCCTGCCGGCGCGCGTAGACGACCGCGGCGGCCTCGATCGTGAGTCCGAGCTCCCCCTGCAAGGCGTTGATCGCGCCGACGGCCTCGTGTTTCTCCATGCCCTCGGCGACCAGCGAGTCGAGGACGCGCTCGAACGCCGACCGCTCCCGCAGGAGGTCCTCGTCGGGGACGAACTCCTCGGGGACCGTCACCTCGCCGGGGTCGAACGCGACCGCGAGGCCGTCGTCGTCGCGCTCGAGTAAGCCCTCCCCGGTGGCCACGTCGATCAGTCGCTTGGCCTGATCGGGTGAGAACCAGTCCCGATCGAGCGAGAGGGCGACGACGAACTCGTTTTCCTTGAGGCGGCGAGTGCCGTTCTGGATGAACGGCGCGGCGACCGCGACGCGAAGGCTCATCGGAGACGACTCTCTCGAGGCGCGAGAAAACGATGGCGGTTCCGGGTGGATCGAGCGAAAAAGCGTGGCGGCTACCGGCGATCAGTCGGACGCGCGGCCACCGCCGTTCCGATCCGCGCGGGACGGCGGCGGGAACTCGGTCGTCGTTGGCTCGGGTGTCTCCGGAAGGACACACCGTTCGGGCTCACGGTTGACGTGGCGGTACTGCTCGGGCGCGTTCGCGAGCGGATGCGCCGGGTTCTGATCGCTGTCGATGCGGGCGGCTCGAACCTCCTCGAAGCCGCTGAGGCGCGCCTGAATGCCGCGCCAGTGATACCGCGTCGCCGCCGGGATCGAGACCGGTCGGGGCGATTTGCCGTCCGGGTGCTGGGTCGCGAGGATCGCGTTGTTGACGTTGCTGGCGAGCACGTCGTGGTCGATGAGGACACCGACCGAGGCGTCCCGCGGCGCTCGAGCCGCGAGGACGTCGAGGCCGAGATGCAGCGCCCGATATTCGGCGACGTTGTTGTCCGGCGGCGCGTCCGCGGTCGCGACGCGTGCGACGCGGGTGCCGTCGCGCGTTTCGATGACGGCGCCCAGCCCACCGCCCGAGTCACGGAAGGACCCGTCGGTAGCGACGTAGAAATCACGATGGTGGGTCCGAGGGGGATGGGCAATGTGAGGGGTGGGCGACTCGTCGAACAGGTCCCGCAGTGCGGGCCGGCCGTGAGCGGCCATACCAGCGTGTAAGCCAGTCACCCACTTAATTATGTCGCCCGTGATAACAAATGACAATGTATATCACGGGCGATGACCGAGCGACGCAATATACTTCTATACTCGTTCTCGAGAAATAAATAGTCAATAGAACTGACCGAATACGCACGGGTGCGCCCCAGAAAGCCCCGAAGTACGGAATTCGGCGGATTCAGTACGCGCGGATTACGACCGATCGATCGGGACCCAATTTGTGTTGGCAGTAGGTGTAATACCACTGGGTGCTTGGGAGATGTATGAACCAGACGAACGCCAGTCGGATGGAAGTAGCCTGTTCCCTGCTCTCGGAACCCGAACGGCGGTTCCTGCTCTACGAGTTGGCGACCGACCGGACAGCGAACATAGAGGACCTCGTGAGCCAGATCGCGGCCTGGGAACTCGACGCCCGCATCGCCGGGATCGACAAAGAAACCCGACAGCAGGTGTACGTCTCGCTGGTCCACAACCACCTGCCTCGACTGGCCGATTACGATATCATCGAGTACGACCTGCGCAGCGGCGATATCGTCCTCGAGGAGGGGTTCGACGACATCAAGCCCTTGCTCGAGCAGTTCCGACAGACCGAAGAAGAGCCAGAACTCCGCGAGCGGGCGCCGCTCTGAGACGAGTTACCGACCGGCGGTCGAGCGCCATTTCTCCATCCCGTTGCATTCGGCGGGTACGGACCCGCCGAATACGTCTATTGTCGAGTCAGATAGGGAGTCCCTGCCAGAGCGGTCCTCGAACGCCGTTGGCACGGCCCTCGTAATCGCTGCTTATCGTGCGTTACGGTCCGTCGGACAGTGAGCGTCGAGCCTGCTGCCGACCGATCCCGCGCTCATCGCGAACGGCTTCCGCCTATCGGCGATGTGCGTGGCCGACGTACAGTGCGAGGAAGTGGCCGGCGAGCAACGCGAGGAAGAGGAGCCCGTCGAGCGACGAAGACAGGCCGGTCACGAGCAACGGGACGTACAGGATCGGCATGGCGATCGCCGCCCAGAATCCGACCGCGCGAATCGGGGTGGCGAACCCCGGCGCTGCTCGCTCGAGGCGGCCGCGCTGGTCGTCGCGGCGTTCGCTCGGCGTGTTCGAACCGGTCGACCGCTGATCGGAGAGAGAGGGTGGACTCGCCATCGGAGGTGCTGCTGGTAGTTTCGTTGGTGACGAGACCCCAAATACCGGCCTAACCGTTTCGACCGGTTCGAGCGGATTCAGCCGAATCCGGGCGGTCT
Proteins encoded in this window:
- a CDS encoding HAD family hydrolase; its protein translation is MPRAVVFDLDYTLAVPRRDRATILDEATTTTGAPSLSRDDYLEAHRRNLTTETREPIFADLLADSDADPAAVATAYRETIADDLEPLPGVEAMLADLRGEYRVGLLTNGPVRAQRDKLETLGWEDAFDAALVTGELEAGKPDPRAFEAIADELSVDPAEAVYVGDEVEADVRGATETGLRAIQVLLADGPGPDQRAVAHVEQREIATALPGLVADLE
- a CDS encoding DUF2240 family protein codes for the protein MSLRVAVAAPFIQNGTRRLKENEFVVALSLDRDWFSPDQAKRLIDVATGEGLLERDDDGLAVAFDPGEVTVPEEFVPDEDLLRERSAFERVLDSLVAEGMEKHEAVGAINALQGELGLTIEAAAVVYARRQGIAVDDLAPVAREAVLDTEDG
- a CDS encoding DUF6653 family protein yields the protein MAVRRRFWSRHANPWSVWTLMGAYPTLVWAIYRRDRRLLVGTLLFVAANPFVSPPPETDDAWATRVVLGERVWLEREPLRSRETLFAAASAPVYLWTLRAAVDRRRVETGVGVALSMALMLVFFRRMVRLYDEENEASA
- a CDS encoding ribonuclease H; its protein translation is MAAHGRPALRDLFDESPTPHIAHPPRTHHRDFYVATDGSFRDSGGGLGAVIETRDGTRVARVATADAPPDNNVAEYRALHLGLDVLAARAPRDASVGVLIDHDVLASNVNNAILATQHPDGKSPRPVSIPAATRYHWRGIQARLSGFEEVRAARIDSDQNPAHPLANAPEQYRHVNREPERCVLPETPEPTTTEFPPPSRADRNGGGRASD
- a CDS encoding DUF7344 domain-containing protein — encoded protein: MNQTNASRMEVACSLLSEPERRFLLYELATDRTANIEDLVSQIAAWELDARIAGIDKETRQQVYVSLVHNHLPRLADYDIIEYDLRSGDIVLEEGFDDIKPLLEQFRQTEEEPELRERAPL